Below is a genomic region from Shumkonia mesophila.
TGGGGGCGGATCGCGGCCGTCGTCGAGGCCACCCTGGCCGAGCACGGCACCCTCAGGGCGACTCCCGGCAAGATGGTCTACGAGATCCAGCCGAGGCTCGACTGGAACAAGGGCCGCGCGGTGCTGTGGCTGTTGGACGCGCTCGGCCTGACGGCCCCCGACGTGCTGCCGCTCTATTTCGGCGACGACATCACCGACGAGGACGCGTTTAACGCGCTGGCCGGCCGCGGCATCGGCGTCCTTGTCGGCGGCGCCCCCGGCGAGGCCGCCGGGAATCGACCGACCGCCGCCGACTACCGCCTGGATACGCCGGAGGAGGCGGGGCGGCTGCTCGACACCCTGGCCCGCTAGGCCGATCTCCACGCGCCCTCGGATTCCGCAGGCGGACCCGATCAATCGGCTTGCGCGACGGCCCGAAAACCGGCAAGAGTCGCCGCCGCACCGGGACGCGTACAATTAAAAAGGGTTTCCCCGGGGGGCGTTCCTCGCTTGTGAAGATACCGTCGCCTGATGTAGGGTTGAATACGTTTCGGGAACGCAACGGATTTTGCGTTAATTTTCAATAATATGTTCGCAAATTCGACATTTCGGGCAACGATCCGGGGACTGTTGGTCCCGTTCGTCTTGATCGCCCTGATCGGAAGCGCCTTCGTCGTCGGCGCGCTTATTGTCGCGGCCGGTGGCCAGGACCGCCTGGCCGAGCAGGCGGAAGCCCGCGCCGTGAACAACGAGATCGAACGGCTGCGCCAGCAGGCCGAACGCGCCGTCCTCGACTACAGCTATTGGGACCAGGCCGTCGAGAACCTGGTCGAGACCTTCAACCCGGCCTGGACCACCGACAACCTCGGCTCGTACGTCAGCGACGTCCACGGAATCGACGTCAGCTACGTGCTCGACCCCGACAACCGTGTGACCTATGCCTATGCGCCGGGAACGAGCGCGGTGGTCAACCCCTTCATCCGCTTTTCCGGCGGCCTCGACGTGCTGGTCAAGCAGGCCCGCCAGACCAAACCCGACGCGCCGCCGGTGCCGGCCACCGGCTTCCTGCGCGACGGCAACACCCTTCACATCGCCGCCGCCAGCGCGCTGACCAGCTATGAAACGGTGGGCGGGCGGCGCATCGACAAGGGCACCCGCTGGGTCCTGCTGTTCACCGTCGAATTGAACCCGCGCGCAATCGCCGAGATGGCCGCGCACGTCGGCCTCGACGATTTCGCCGTCGCCTTCTCGTCGGCCGCCCCGCCGCCGCCCCATGTCGTCGTGAAGCAGGCCAACGGCCACCCGGCCGGATATCTGACATGGAGCGGAGCGCATCCCGGCCGCGACATGCTGTGGTGGTCGCTGCCCGGACTGGGTGTCATCCTGGTGCTCCTTGTCGGACTTGGCGGCGTCTTCGTGCGCCGCGCCGTCGACACCGCCCTGCGCCTCGAAAGCCAGACCGCCGCCGCCATCGCCCAAAAGATGCGTTCCGAAACCTATCTGGCGGTGGCCGGAACCATGATGGTGGCGCTCGACCGCGACGGCCGGGTGACCATGGTCAACCGCAAGGCCTGCGACGTCCTCGGCTATCGCGAGGACGAGATCATGGGGATGGACTGGCTGGAAACGCTGGTGGCCCCGGAACATCGCGACCGTCAGCGGCGGGTCTCGGGGGCGGCCTTGGCCGGCGACATCGAATCGGTGCGCGAGCACGAAACCCTGGTCGTGGCGAAGGGCGGGGAACGCCGGCTCATTGCCTGGTACAACAACGTGGTCGACGACCCGCAGGGGGGATTCCGGGGGACCCTGAGCTCGGGCCAGGACATCACCGCCAAGCGGCAGACCGAGGACGCGTTCCGCCAGCTCCAGTTCCGCTTCCAGGCCCTTCTCGACCACTCGCCGTCCGCCATCTTCCTCAAGGACACCGAGGGGCGCTTCGTCTTCGCCAACAAGGAATTCGCCCGCCGGGCCAGAACCCGCGTCGAGGACGTGGTCGGCAAGACGGACTTCGACTTCCTGGACGACGAAACCGCCCGACGGCTGGAAGCGATCGACCGCGAGGTCATGGATACCCGCCAGACCCGGCAGACCGAAATCGCCATGATCACCCTCGACGGTCCCAGGACCATCGTGTCCATGAAGTTCCCGATCCTCGATGAAAACGGCACGCTGATCGGCATCGGCGGCATCGGCACCGACATCACCGAACATGCGCAGGCCAAGGAGGCCGCCCAGAAACTGCAGGCGGACCTGGCGCAGGTGCTGCGCCTGGGCACGGTCGGCGAGATCGCCTCGGGCCTCGCCCACGAGATCAACCAGCCGCTGACGGCGGTGATGAACTACGCCGTCGGCATGCTGCGCCGGCTGCGCTCCGGCGGCGTCCAGCCGGAAGACACCATCCGCGTCTTCGAAATCATCGCCGAACAGGCGCGACGGGCCGGCGACATCGTGCGCCGCATGCGCCAGTTCGTGCGCCGCGAGGGGCCCGGCTTCAGCGAAGCCAACATCAACCGGGCGATCCGCGAGGCAATCGACCTGGTGACGGCCGACGCCACCCAGCTCCACGTGGCCATCGAATTCGATCTCGACGAGTCGCTGCCGCCCATCCTGGCCGACGCCGTCCAGGTTCAGCAGGCGATCCTCAACCTCGCCCGCAACGCCCTGGACGCCATGGCCGGCGAGACCGCCGCCGCCCTGCCCCGCCAGCTGACGCTGAAAACCCGGCAGACCGAGGCGGGCATGATCGAGGTGACGGTCCGCGACACCGGCCCCGGCATCCCCGAGCGCATCCGCAGCCGCGTCCTCGACCCCTTCTTCTCGACCCGCAAGGGGGCGATGGGGATGGGCCTGCCGATCTGCCGGACCATCGTCACCGCGCATGGCGGCACGCTGTGGTTCACCACCAGCCCCGACAAGGGAACGTCCTTCCACTTCACCTTGCCCGTCGCGCCGCGCGTGGCCGTCGAGGCCGAGCCGGCGACGCCGGAAACGCCGGCCGGGCGGGCCCGGGTTAGCCGTTGAGCCGGCCGGCGCCGTCTCCTATAAGGGAAGGCTAGGAGCCGGCCTCGGGCCCGCGGGCCCGCCGGTTCCGCAAAAGGGGAGGAGATGAGAACCATGGCCGCCAAGCCACGCCTTCGTTTTGCCGTCATCGGGGTCAACCACTACCACATCTTCGGACAGACCCAGTGCCTGCTGGACGCCGGCGCCGAGCTGGCCGCCGTCGATCTGGCCGGCGGCGAGCCGCACATCGTGGCCGGCTTTCGCGACAAGTTCCCGCAGGCGCGCCAGGTTCGAGACAAGGCCGAAATTCTGGAAGACGCCGCCATCCAACTGGTGGTCGGCGCCGCCATCCCTTACCGGCGGGCCGCCCTCGGCATCGAGGTGATGCGCCACGGCAAGGACTACATGACCGACAAGGGCGGCTTCACGACGCTGGAGCAGCTCGACGCCGTGCGCCGGGCGCAGAAGGAGACGGGGCGCATCTATTCGATCTGCTTTTCCGAGCGCTTCGAGAACCGGGCGACGGTGAAGGCCGCCGAACTGGTGCGCGCGGGCGCCATCGGGCGCGTGCTGCAGACGGTCGGCCTGGGGCCGCACGCGCTGCACAACCAGCCGCGCCCCGACTGGTTCTTCCGCCGCGAGCCGACCGGCGGCATCCTGGCCGACATCGCGTCGCATCAGGTCGACCAGTTCCTCTACTTCGCCGGCGCCACCGACGCCGAGGTGGTGGCGAGCCAAGTGGCCAACCACAACAATCCGCAGTACCCGGAATTCGAGGACTTCGGCGACATCGTGCTGGCGGGGGGCGGCGCCACCGGCTACATCCGGGTCGACTGGTTCACGCCGGGCGGGCTGGGGGTGTGGGGCGACGGCCGGCTGTTCGTGCTGGGCACCGAGGGCTACATCGAGCTGCGCAAATACATCGACGTCGCCGGCCGGCCCGGCGCCAACCACCTGATCCTGGTCGACGGCAAGGGAATCCGCCACATCGACTGCAACGACGTGCCGTTGCCCTACGGCGGGCAACTGATCGCCGACGTGCTCGAGCGCACCGAGACGGCGATGGGCCAGGAACACTGCTTCCTGGCCTCCCGCCTGTGCCTGGAAGCCGAGGCGAAGGCGCGCCGCCTGGGCCATCTGGCCGGCGACGCCGGCGCCTGAGCCGCGCCCGGGGATCGCCCACAACCGATCGACGAAAAACATCGGCATGATGTTGCCTGCCAGGGCCTGCCGGCGGGGGCGCGGCTCTCGGCACTTGCCGAACCTCGTCCGGCCACCCTATACTTCGTGACAAAAGCGGCAAAAGAAACAGCCCATGGCCGGTTGGGAGACGGGCCGGGGCGGCAGGCCGTGGGCCGGTAACGGCGCGACCGTTTTTTCGGAGGAAACGACGTTTCGATCCCGTGGCCGACGTCTGCCGGCTCGGGCCACGGCGCATGGAATCCGCCGCGAGACCAACGGTCTGACAGGTAGGAAAAAATCATGCTCAAATCGCTTCACATCGATCCCGGGAAATGTACCCTCTGCATGCAGTGCGAGATGGCCTGCTCGTATGAGAACGAGGGGCTCTTCAATCCGGCGAAGTCGCGGATCAAGGTCTTCGATTTCCACGACCGTTTCGTGCCCTACACCTGTACCCAGTGCGCCGAGGCGTGGTGCATGACCGCCTGCCCGGTCGACGCCATCTCGGTGGATCGGGCCACCGGCGCCAAGGTGGTGTCCGACGACCTGTGCGTGGGGTGCAAGGTGTGCACCATCGCCTGCCCGTTCGGCACCGTGAACTACAACCACGACACCGGCAAGGTCATCAAGTGCGACCTCTGCGGCGGCCAGCCGGCCTGCGCCGAAGCCTGCCCGACCGGGGCCATCGCCTACGTCGATTCCGACTGGACGGGCTACGACAAGATGCGCCGCTGGGCCGGCAAGACCGATTCCGGCGCCGCCCAGGCACATGCGTGAGAGGGGAGAGCGATCATGGGTTGGACACGAAAAGTCCTGCGCGTCAACCTGAGCAAGGGGACGTGCGCGAGCGAGCCGCTTAACATGGAGTGGGCCCAGAAGTACCTGGGCCAGCGGGGCCTGGCCAGCAAGTACCTGGTCGAGGAGGTCAACCCCAAGGTCGACCCCTTGAGCCCCGACAACAAGATGTTCTTCGCCACCGGCCCCCTGACCGGTACCGCCGCCTCGACCGGCGGCCGCTATTCGGTCATCACCAAGGGGGCGCTGACCAACGCCATCGCCTGCTCGAACTCGGGCGGCTATTTCGGCGCCGAGTTGAAGATGGCCGGCTGGGACATGGTCATCGTCGAGGGCAAGGCCAAGAAGCCGGTCTACCTGCTGATCCAGGACGACAAGGCGGAAGTGCGCCCGGCCGACCACCTGTGGGGCAAGTCGGTGTGGGAGACCGACGCCCTGCTCAAGGCCGAGCACCACGAGCCGCAGATGCGCATCAGCGCCATCGGCCGTGCCGGCGAGGCCGGCGTCATGTACGCCTGCATCGTCAACGACCTGCATCGCGCCGCCGGCCGCTCCGGGGTCGGCGCCGTCATGGGCTCGAAGAATTTGAAGGCGGTGGCGGTGCGCGGCACCCAGGGCGTCAAGGTCCATGACTTCCCGAAGTTCATGCAGGCGGTCACCGCCGGCAAGAAGGTGCTGGCCGCCAACGCGGTGACCGGCCAGGGCCTGCCGGCCTATGGCACCCAGGTCCTGATGAACGTCATCAACGAGACCGGGGCGCTGCCGACCCGCAACCACCGCGAC
It encodes:
- a CDS encoding PAS domain-containing protein, producing MVPFVLIALIGSAFVVGALIVAAGGQDRLAEQAEARAVNNEIERLRQQAERAVLDYSYWDQAVENLVETFNPAWTTDNLGSYVSDVHGIDVSYVLDPDNRVTYAYAPGTSAVVNPFIRFSGGLDVLVKQARQTKPDAPPVPATGFLRDGNTLHIAAASALTSYETVGGRRIDKGTRWVLLFTVELNPRAIAEMAAHVGLDDFAVAFSSAAPPPPHVVVKQANGHPAGYLTWSGAHPGRDMLWWSLPGLGVILVLLVGLGGVFVRRAVDTALRLESQTAAAIAQKMRSETYLAVAGTMMVALDRDGRVTMVNRKACDVLGYREDEIMGMDWLETLVAPEHRDRQRRVSGAALAGDIESVREHETLVVAKGGERRLIAWYNNVVDDPQGGFRGTLSSGQDITAKRQTEDAFRQLQFRFQALLDHSPSAIFLKDTEGRFVFANKEFARRARTRVEDVVGKTDFDFLDDETARRLEAIDREVMDTRQTRQTEIAMITLDGPRTIVSMKFPILDENGTLIGIGGIGTDITEHAQAKEAAQKLQADLAQVLRLGTVGEIASGLAHEINQPLTAVMNYAVGMLRRLRSGGVQPEDTIRVFEIIAEQARRAGDIVRRMRQFVRREGPGFSEANINRAIREAIDLVTADATQLHVAIEFDLDESLPPILADAVQVQQAILNLARNALDAMAGETAAALPRQLTLKTRQTEAGMIEVTVRDTGPGIPERIRSRVLDPFFSTRKGAMGMGLPICRTIVTAHGGTLWFTTSPDKGTSFHFTLPVAPRVAVEAEPATPETPAGRARVSR
- a CDS encoding Gfo/Idh/MocA family protein; this translates as MAAKPRLRFAVIGVNHYHIFGQTQCLLDAGAELAAVDLAGGEPHIVAGFRDKFPQARQVRDKAEILEDAAIQLVVGAAIPYRRAALGIEVMRHGKDYMTDKGGFTTLEQLDAVRRAQKETGRIYSICFSERFENRATVKAAELVRAGAIGRVLQTVGLGPHALHNQPRPDWFFRREPTGGILADIASHQVDQFLYFAGATDAEVVASQVANHNNPQYPEFEDFGDIVLAGGGATGYIRVDWFTPGGLGVWGDGRLFVLGTEGYIELRKYIDVAGRPGANHLILVDGKGIRHIDCNDVPLPYGGQLIADVLERTETAMGQEHCFLASRLCLEAEAKARRLGHLAGDAGA
- a CDS encoding 4Fe-4S dicluster domain-containing protein — protein: MLKSLHIDPGKCTLCMQCEMACSYENEGLFNPAKSRIKVFDFHDRFVPYTCTQCAEAWCMTACPVDAISVDRATGAKVVSDDLCVGCKVCTIACPFGTVNYNHDTGKVIKCDLCGGQPACAEACPTGAIAYVDSDWTGYDKMRRWAGKTDSGAAQAHA